Proteins encoded in a region of the Oxyura jamaicensis isolate SHBP4307 breed ruddy duck chromosome 17, BPBGC_Ojam_1.0, whole genome shotgun sequence genome:
- the FBXW2 gene encoding F-box/WD repeat-containing protein 2 isoform X1 encodes MEKKDFEAWLDNISITFLSLTDLQKNETLDHLISLSGAVQLRHLSNNLEILLKRDFLKLLPLELSFYLLKWLDPQTLLTCCLVSKQWNKVISACTEVWQTACKNLGWQIDDSVQDPQHWKKVYLKAISRMKQLKDHEAFETSSLIGHSARVYALYYKDGLLCTGSDDLSAKLWDVSTGQCIYGIQTHTCATVKFDEQKLVTGSFDNTVACWEWSSGAKTQHFRGHTGAVFSVDYNDELDILVSGSADFTVKVWALSTGTCLNTLTGHTEWVTKVVLQKCKVKSLMHSPGDYILLSADKYEIKIWPIGREINCKCLKTLSVSEDRSISLQPRLHFDGKYIVCSSALGLYQWDFASYDILRVIKPPDFSNVSLLGFGEIFALLFDNRYLYIMDLRTEKLISRWPLPEYRKSKRGSSFLAGEMSWLNGLNGQNDMGLVFATSMPDHSIHLVLWKEHG; translated from the exons ATGGAGAAAAAGGACTTTGAAGCATGGCTTGATAACATTtctattacatttctttctctgacggacttgcagaaaaatgaaactctGGATCACCTGATTAGCTTGAGTGGAGCAGTCCAGCTCAGGCACCTCTCCAATAATCTAGAGATTCTTCTCAAGAGGGACTTCCTCAAACTTCTTCCATTGGAACTGAGTTTTTATCTGTTAAAATGGCTTGATCCTCAGACCTTACTCACATGTTGCCTCGTCTCTAAGCAATGGAATAAGGTTATAAGTGCCTGTACAGAGGTCTGGCAGACTGCATGTAAGAATTTGGGTTGGCAAATAGATGACTCTGTTCAGGATCCTCAACACTGGAAGAAGGTTTACCTAAAGGCTATTTCAAGGATGAAGCAACTGAAGGACCATGAAGCCTTTGAGACATCCTCTTTAATTGGACACAGTGCCAGAGTATATGCACTTTACTATAAAGATGGTCTTCTGTGCACAG GATCAGATGACTTGTCTGCAAAACTGTGGGATGTAAGCACAGGTCAGTGCATCTATGGTATCCAGACACACACTTGTGCTACAGTGAAGTTTGATGAACAAAAGCTTGTAACAGGATCTTTTGATAACACAGTAGCCTGTTGGGAGTGGAGCTCTGGGGCGAAGACACAGCATTTCAGAGGACACACTGGTGCAG TTTTTAGCGTGGATTACAATGATGAACTTGACATTCTGGTCAGTGGCTCTGCAGACTTCACTGTGAAAGTGTGGGCCTTATCAACAGGAACATGCCTGAATACCCTTACTGGACACACGGAATGGGTCACTAAG GTAGTTTTGCAGAAGTGCAAAGTCAAATCTCTTATGCATAGTCCCGGGGATTATATTCTTCTAAGTGCAGATAAGTATGAAATCAAG aTTTGGCCTATTGGAAGGGAAATAAACtgcaaatgtttgaaaacactGTCTGTTTCTGAAGATCGTAGCATATCcttgcagcccaggctgcactTCGATGGTAAATACATAGTGTGCAGTTCAGCACTAGGATTATACCAGTGGGACTTTGCCAGCTATGATATTCTCAG GGTTATCAAGCCTCCTGACTTCTCAAATGTGTCCTTGCTGGGCTTTGGAGAGATATTTGCTCTACTATTTGATAACAGATACCTGTATATAATGGACTTGAGGACAGAAAAATTGATAAGCCGCTGGCCTCTACCAGAATACAGAAAATCAAAGAGAGGTTCAAGTTTTTTAGCTGGTGAAATGTCTTGGTTAAATGGACTAAATGGCCAAAATGATATGGGCTTGGTTTTTGCCACAAGTATGCCAGACCACAGTATCCATTTGGTGTTATGGAAAGAACATGGCTGA
- the FBXW2 gene encoding F-box/WD repeat-containing protein 2 isoform X2, which translates to MKQLKDHEAFETSSLIGHSARVYALYYKDGLLCTGSDDLSAKLWDVSTGQCIYGIQTHTCATVKFDEQKLVTGSFDNTVACWEWSSGAKTQHFRGHTGAVFSVDYNDELDILVSGSADFTVKVWALSTGTCLNTLTGHTEWVTKVVLQKCKVKSLMHSPGDYILLSADKYEIKIWPIGREINCKCLKTLSVSEDRSISLQPRLHFDGKYIVCSSALGLYQWDFASYDILRVIKPPDFSNVSLLGFGEIFALLFDNRYLYIMDLRTEKLISRWPLPEYRKSKRGSSFLAGEMSWLNGLNGQNDMGLVFATSMPDHSIHLVLWKEHG; encoded by the exons ATGAAGCAACTGAAGGACCATGAAGCCTTTGAGACATCCTCTTTAATTGGACACAGTGCCAGAGTATATGCACTTTACTATAAAGATGGTCTTCTGTGCACAG GATCAGATGACTTGTCTGCAAAACTGTGGGATGTAAGCACAGGTCAGTGCATCTATGGTATCCAGACACACACTTGTGCTACAGTGAAGTTTGATGAACAAAAGCTTGTAACAGGATCTTTTGATAACACAGTAGCCTGTTGGGAGTGGAGCTCTGGGGCGAAGACACAGCATTTCAGAGGACACACTGGTGCAG TTTTTAGCGTGGATTACAATGATGAACTTGACATTCTGGTCAGTGGCTCTGCAGACTTCACTGTGAAAGTGTGGGCCTTATCAACAGGAACATGCCTGAATACCCTTACTGGACACACGGAATGGGTCACTAAG GTAGTTTTGCAGAAGTGCAAAGTCAAATCTCTTATGCATAGTCCCGGGGATTATATTCTTCTAAGTGCAGATAAGTATGAAATCAAG aTTTGGCCTATTGGAAGGGAAATAAACtgcaaatgtttgaaaacactGTCTGTTTCTGAAGATCGTAGCATATCcttgcagcccaggctgcactTCGATGGTAAATACATAGTGTGCAGTTCAGCACTAGGATTATACCAGTGGGACTTTGCCAGCTATGATATTCTCAG GGTTATCAAGCCTCCTGACTTCTCAAATGTGTCCTTGCTGGGCTTTGGAGAGATATTTGCTCTACTATTTGATAACAGATACCTGTATATAATGGACTTGAGGACAGAAAAATTGATAAGCCGCTGGCCTCTACCAGAATACAGAAAATCAAAGAGAGGTTCAAGTTTTTTAGCTGGTGAAATGTCTTGGTTAAATGGACTAAATGGCCAAAATGATATGGGCTTGGTTTTTGCCACAAGTATGCCAGACCACAGTATCCATTTGGTGTTATGGAAAGAACATGGCTGA
- the SLC2A8 gene encoding solute carrier family 2, facilitated glucose transporter member 8 isoform X2 has protein sequence MAAEESQYLLVYPVSDAYQRVENKKLYLATFAAVLGPLSFGFVLGYSSPVIPELRKTSDPTLRLDSNQASWFGSVVTLGAAAGGILGGYLVDKVGRKLSLMLCSIPYVSGYVVIISAQNVWMLYFGRILTGLASGITSLVVPVYLSEISHTKVRGMLGSCVQLMVVTGILGAYIAGITLKWHWLAVLCSFPPCIMLLLMSFMPETPRFLLNQNKHAEAIASLQFLRGPYVDHEWECRQIKANVEVEGLNLSEFKNPSIYRPLFIGVALMFLQQVTGINAVMFYAEIIFEDANFKDSRMASVVVGAVQVCFTAMAALIIDKTGRKVLLYISGIIMAVSTALFGLYFKMVLPHGNNSSNADLCFTLNSVSPGTENSLSWLAVVSLGLFVAGFALGWGPVPWLVMSEIFPLKARGISSGVCVLTNWVMAFLALISYGTFWLFSAFCCLSVTFTAFYVPETKGQTLEQIEAHFRRSEV, from the exons ATGGCGGCAGAGGAGTCGCAGTACCTGCTGGTTTACCCGGTTTCGGACGCTTACCAGAG AGTGGAAAACAAGAAGCTGTACCTGGCCACGTTTGCTGCTGTCTTAGGACCACTTAGCTTTGGCTTCGTGCTAGGCTATAGCTCACCTGTTATACCAGAGCTGAGGAAAACCAGTGATCCTACATTAAGATTAGACAGCAATCAAGCATCGTGGTTTGGG tctgtAGTAACAttaggagctgctgctggaggaataCTGGGAGGCTATCTTGTGGATAAAGTTGGGAGAAAGCTGAGTCTAATGCTGTGCTCAATACCATATGTCTCTGGATATGTAGTTATTATTTCAGCTCAGAATGTCTGGATGCTTTATTTTGGACGAATACTGACTGGCTTAGCCAGTGGAATTACTTCACTTGTTGTTCCG GTGTATTTATCTGAAATATCTCATACAAAAGTCCGTGGTATGCTTGGCTCTTGTGTTCAGCTGATGGTGGTAACTGGCATACTTGGAGCCTACATTGCAG gaaTAACACTAAAATGGCACTGGCTGGCAGTGTTGTGTTCTTTTCCACCCTGCATAATGCTTTTGTTGATGTCCTTCATGCCTGAAACACCAAGATTTCTGCTGAATCAGAACAAACATGCAGAAGCCATAGCTTCTTTACAGTTTCTGCGGGGACCATATGTGGACCATGAATGGGAATGTAGGCAGATCAAAGCTAATGTTGAGGTGGAG GGACTAAATCTCTCTGAATTTAAGAATCCTTCAATCTACAGGCCACTCTTTATTGGTGTGGCTCTAATGTTCCTTCAGCAAGTAACAGGCATAAATGCAGTTATGTTTTATgcagaaattatctttgaaGATGCAAACTTCAAG GACAGCAGAATGGCTTCTGTTGTTGTGGGTGCCGTACAAGTATGTTTCACTGCTATGGCTGCACTTATCATAGATAAAACTGGACGGAAAGTGCTGCTTTACATATCTG GGATCATCATGGCTGTCAGTACTGCATTGTTTGGGCTTTACTTTAAAATGGTCCTTCCACATGGGAACAACTCATCAAATGCTGATCTGTGTTTCACTCTAAATTCAGTATCCCCAGGAACAGAAAACAGCCTATCCTGGCTTGCAGTAGTAAGCCTAGGGCTCTTTGTTGCTG GTTTTGCCCTTGGCTGGGGTCCTGTTCCATGGCTGGTGATGTCTGAAATTTTCCCACTTAAAGCCAGGGGCATATCTAGTGGTGTCTGTGTGTTAACAAACTGGGTTATGGCATTCTTG GCTTTAATATCCTATGGCACATTCTGGctcttctctgccttctgctgcctcaGTGTGACTTTTACAGCCTTTTATGTACCTGAAACAAAAGGACAGACCCTGGAACAGATTGAAGCCCACTTCAGAAGATCTGAAGTCTGA
- the SLC2A8 gene encoding solute carrier family 2, facilitated glucose transporter member 8 isoform X1: MAAEESQYLLVYPVSDAYQRVENKKLYLATFAAVLGPLSFGFVLGYSSPVIPELRKTSDPTLRLDSNQASWFGSVVTLGAAAGGILGGYLVDKVGRKLSLMLCSIPYVSGYVVIISAQNVWMLYFGRILTGLASGITSLVVPVYLSEISHTKVRGMLGSCVQLMVVTGILGAYIAGITLKWHWLAVLCSFPPCIMLLLMSFMPETPRFLLNQNKHAEAIASLQFLRGPYVDHEWECRQIKANVEVEGLNLSEFKNPSIYRPLFIGVALMFLQQVTGINAVMFYAEIIFEDANFKDSRMASVVVGAVQVCFTAMAALIIDKTGRKVLLYISGIIMAVSTALFGLYFKMVLPHGNNSSNADLCFTLNSVSPGTENSLSWLAVVSLGLFVAGFALGWGPVPWLVMSEIFPLKARGISSGVCVLTNWVMAFLVTKEFHDLIALISYGTFWLFSAFCCLSVTFTAFYVPETKGQTLEQIEAHFRRSEV; encoded by the exons ATGGCGGCAGAGGAGTCGCAGTACCTGCTGGTTTACCCGGTTTCGGACGCTTACCAGAG AGTGGAAAACAAGAAGCTGTACCTGGCCACGTTTGCTGCTGTCTTAGGACCACTTAGCTTTGGCTTCGTGCTAGGCTATAGCTCACCTGTTATACCAGAGCTGAGGAAAACCAGTGATCCTACATTAAGATTAGACAGCAATCAAGCATCGTGGTTTGGG tctgtAGTAACAttaggagctgctgctggaggaataCTGGGAGGCTATCTTGTGGATAAAGTTGGGAGAAAGCTGAGTCTAATGCTGTGCTCAATACCATATGTCTCTGGATATGTAGTTATTATTTCAGCTCAGAATGTCTGGATGCTTTATTTTGGACGAATACTGACTGGCTTAGCCAGTGGAATTACTTCACTTGTTGTTCCG GTGTATTTATCTGAAATATCTCATACAAAAGTCCGTGGTATGCTTGGCTCTTGTGTTCAGCTGATGGTGGTAACTGGCATACTTGGAGCCTACATTGCAG gaaTAACACTAAAATGGCACTGGCTGGCAGTGTTGTGTTCTTTTCCACCCTGCATAATGCTTTTGTTGATGTCCTTCATGCCTGAAACACCAAGATTTCTGCTGAATCAGAACAAACATGCAGAAGCCATAGCTTCTTTACAGTTTCTGCGGGGACCATATGTGGACCATGAATGGGAATGTAGGCAGATCAAAGCTAATGTTGAGGTGGAG GGACTAAATCTCTCTGAATTTAAGAATCCTTCAATCTACAGGCCACTCTTTATTGGTGTGGCTCTAATGTTCCTTCAGCAAGTAACAGGCATAAATGCAGTTATGTTTTATgcagaaattatctttgaaGATGCAAACTTCAAG GACAGCAGAATGGCTTCTGTTGTTGTGGGTGCCGTACAAGTATGTTTCACTGCTATGGCTGCACTTATCATAGATAAAACTGGACGGAAAGTGCTGCTTTACATATCTG GGATCATCATGGCTGTCAGTACTGCATTGTTTGGGCTTTACTTTAAAATGGTCCTTCCACATGGGAACAACTCATCAAATGCTGATCTGTGTTTCACTCTAAATTCAGTATCCCCAGGAACAGAAAACAGCCTATCCTGGCTTGCAGTAGTAAGCCTAGGGCTCTTTGTTGCTG GTTTTGCCCTTGGCTGGGGTCCTGTTCCATGGCTGGTGATGTCTGAAATTTTCCCACTTAAAGCCAGGGGCATATCTAGTGGTGTCTGTGTGTTAACAAACTGGGTTATGGCATTCTTGGTAACTAAGGAATTTCATGATTTGATA GCTTTAATATCCTATGGCACATTCTGGctcttctctgccttctgctgcctcaGTGTGACTTTTACAGCCTTTTATGTACCTGAAACAAAAGGACAGACCCTGGAACAGATTGAAGCCCACTTCAGAAGATCTGAAGTCTGA